From one Gossypium hirsutum isolate 1008001.06 chromosome D08, Gossypium_hirsutum_v2.1, whole genome shotgun sequence genomic stretch:
- the LOC107920614 gene encoding inactive beta-amylase 4, chloroplastic isoform X2, with the protein MACKCGGYYYTLNAKASFDRDLAKTRKFLLRNVSVIRMFTSGFFRSKWRSIAGKRRILSMDAREKSRSTILESSKDKRVPIFVMMPVDIFTLDASGCPRIRKLKALTVSLKALKLAGVHGIGVEVWWGIVERFSPFDYDWSLYEELFKLISDSGLKLHVALSFHSNIHSTHGKGGVSLPLWILEIGDVNKDIYYRDQQGFSNNDYLTLGVDHVPLLSGRTALQCYEDFMLSFVNKFESFIGTVIEEISIGLGPSGELRYPAHPFGDGRWKFPGIGEFQCYDKYMMEDLKMAACREGKPQWGDKGPQNAGCYNSLPSGVPFFEEGKESFLSDYGRFFLEWYSGRLICHADAILAKAAKILKKYQENEQTSVMLVAKIGGIYWWYQTLSHPAELTAGYYNTALRDGYDPVVSVLSRHGAALHIPCLEMMDSETPPTYLCSPEGLLKQMQSVSKKRIVNLIGRNTTERLDKTGLWKIRSNCYNPQAEVVRSFTYFRMNDSIFRVENWNNFVPFVRMMSTDL; encoded by the exons atggcaTGCAAGTGTGGAGGCTACTACTACACTTTGAACGCAAAGGCGAGCTTCGATCGCGACTTAGCGAAAACGCGAAAGTTTCTTCTCCGAAACGTTTCAGTGATCCGCATGTTCACGAGCGGATTCTTCCGCAGTAAATGGCGATCCATTGCTGGTAAACGTCGCATCTTGAG CATGGATGCTCGAGAGAAATCGAGATCCACGATACTGGAATCATCGAAAGATAAGAGGGTGCCTATTTTTGTAATGATGCCTGTGGATATATTCACTCTTGATGCCTCTGGGTGTCCAAGAATTAGAAA GCTCAAGGCCTTAACTGTATCTCTAAAAGCACTCAAGTTGGCAGGTGTTCATGGAATTGGAGTTGAAGTCTGGTGGGGAATAGTGGAGCGTTTCTCACCTTTTGACTACGATTGGTCTCTGTATGAAGAGCTGtttaaattgatttctgattcaGGGCTGAAGTTGCATGTTGCTTTGTCTTTTCACTCAAATATTCACTCAACTCATGGAAAAGGGGGTGTGAGTCTACCACTGTGGATTTTGGAG ATTGGTGATGTAAATAAAGATATATACTATAGAGATCAACAGGGGTTCTCCAACAATGATTATCTCACACTAGGGGTGGATCATGTTCCTCTGTTATCTGGGCGGACTGCCCTCCAGTGTTATGAAGATTTCATGCTTAGTTTTGTTAACAAATTTGAATCCTTTATTGGAACTGTAATTGAAGAAATAAGCATCGGTCTTGGTCCTTCTGGAGAACTTAG GTATCCTGCTCATCCTTTTGGTGATGGTAGATGGAAATTCCCTGGCATCGGTGAATTCCAGTGTTATGATAAGTACAT GATGGAGGACTTAAAGATGGCTGCATGCCGAGAAGGAAAACCTCAATGGGGGGACAAAGGGCCACAGAATGCTGGCTGTTACAACAGTCTTCCATCTGGGGTGCCCTTCTTTGAAGAGGGAAAGGAGAGCTTTCTATCTGATTATGGCCGTTTCTTCCTG GAATGGTACAGTGGTAGGCTGATTTGTCATGCAGATGCCATTCTTGCAAAGGCAGCAAAGATATTGAAAAAATACCAAGAAAATGAGCAAACTTCTGTTATGTTGGTGGCTAAAATTGGTGGAATTTATTGGTGGTACCAGACTCTATCACACCCTGCTGAACTTACTGCTGGTTACTACAACACTGCTCTGAGAGATGGTTATGATCCAGTTGTCTCAGTGTTGTCTCGACATGGAGCTGCTTTGCATATTCC CTGCTTAGAGATGATGGACAGTGAAACCCCACCAACCTATCTTTGCAGTCCTGAAGGATTACTGAAACAG ATGCAGTCTGTTTCAAAGAAAAGGATCGTTAACTTGATTGGAAGAAATACAACCGAACGACTTGACAAA ACTGGACTATGGAAAATTCGTTCAAACTGTTACAATCCCCAAGCAGAAGTTGTAAGATCATTTACTTA
- the LOC107920614 gene encoding inactive beta-amylase 4, chloroplastic isoform X1: MACKCGGYYYTLNAKASFDRDLAKTRKFLLRNVSVIRMFTSGFFRSKWRSIAGKRRILSMDAREKSRSTILESSKDKRVPIFVMMPVDIFTLDASGCPRIRKLKALTVSLKALKLAGVHGIGVEVWWGIVERFSPFDYDWSLYEELFKLISDSGLKLHVALSFHSNIHSTHGKGGVSLPLWILEIGDVNKDIYYRDQQGFSNNDYLTLGVDHVPLLSGRTALQCYEDFMLSFVNKFESFIGTVIEEISIGLGPSGELRYPAHPFGDGRWKFPGIGEFQCYDKYIFACRMEDLKMAACREGKPQWGDKGPQNAGCYNSLPSGVPFFEEGKESFLSDYGRFFLEWYSGRLICHADAILAKAAKILKKYQENEQTSVMLVAKIGGIYWWYQTLSHPAELTAGYYNTALRDGYDPVVSVLSRHGAALHIPCLEMMDSETPPTYLCSPEGLLKQMQSVSKKRIVNLIGRNTTERLDKTGLWKIRSNCYNPQAEVVRSFTYFRMNDSIFRVENWNNFVPFVRMMSTDL; this comes from the exons atggcaTGCAAGTGTGGAGGCTACTACTACACTTTGAACGCAAAGGCGAGCTTCGATCGCGACTTAGCGAAAACGCGAAAGTTTCTTCTCCGAAACGTTTCAGTGATCCGCATGTTCACGAGCGGATTCTTCCGCAGTAAATGGCGATCCATTGCTGGTAAACGTCGCATCTTGAG CATGGATGCTCGAGAGAAATCGAGATCCACGATACTGGAATCATCGAAAGATAAGAGGGTGCCTATTTTTGTAATGATGCCTGTGGATATATTCACTCTTGATGCCTCTGGGTGTCCAAGAATTAGAAA GCTCAAGGCCTTAACTGTATCTCTAAAAGCACTCAAGTTGGCAGGTGTTCATGGAATTGGAGTTGAAGTCTGGTGGGGAATAGTGGAGCGTTTCTCACCTTTTGACTACGATTGGTCTCTGTATGAAGAGCTGtttaaattgatttctgattcaGGGCTGAAGTTGCATGTTGCTTTGTCTTTTCACTCAAATATTCACTCAACTCATGGAAAAGGGGGTGTGAGTCTACCACTGTGGATTTTGGAG ATTGGTGATGTAAATAAAGATATATACTATAGAGATCAACAGGGGTTCTCCAACAATGATTATCTCACACTAGGGGTGGATCATGTTCCTCTGTTATCTGGGCGGACTGCCCTCCAGTGTTATGAAGATTTCATGCTTAGTTTTGTTAACAAATTTGAATCCTTTATTGGAACTGTAATTGAAGAAATAAGCATCGGTCTTGGTCCTTCTGGAGAACTTAG GTATCCTGCTCATCCTTTTGGTGATGGTAGATGGAAATTCCCTGGCATCGGTGAATTCCAGTGTTATGATAAGTACAT TTTTGCTTGCAGGATGGAGGACTTAAAGATGGCTGCATGCCGAGAAGGAAAACCTCAATGGGGGGACAAAGGGCCACAGAATGCTGGCTGTTACAACAGTCTTCCATCTGGGGTGCCCTTCTTTGAAGAGGGAAAGGAGAGCTTTCTATCTGATTATGGCCGTTTCTTCCTG GAATGGTACAGTGGTAGGCTGATTTGTCATGCAGATGCCATTCTTGCAAAGGCAGCAAAGATATTGAAAAAATACCAAGAAAATGAGCAAACTTCTGTTATGTTGGTGGCTAAAATTGGTGGAATTTATTGGTGGTACCAGACTCTATCACACCCTGCTGAACTTACTGCTGGTTACTACAACACTGCTCTGAGAGATGGTTATGATCCAGTTGTCTCAGTGTTGTCTCGACATGGAGCTGCTTTGCATATTCC CTGCTTAGAGATGATGGACAGTGAAACCCCACCAACCTATCTTTGCAGTCCTGAAGGATTACTGAAACAG ATGCAGTCTGTTTCAAAGAAAAGGATCGTTAACTTGATTGGAAGAAATACAACCGAACGACTTGACAAA ACTGGACTATGGAAAATTCGTTCAAACTGTTACAATCCCCAAGCAGAAGTTGTAAGATCATTTACTTA